The proteins below come from a single Cannabis sativa cultivar Pink pepper isolate KNU-18-1 chromosome 3, ASM2916894v1, whole genome shotgun sequence genomic window:
- the LOC115710424 gene encoding uncharacterized protein LOC115710424 — protein sequence MAKHMKPEPFDRQLRDAFKVLDKECAGYVFVTELRTKNNQMDDSSSSSSSTDSDFDDFSDFLMLHLLSDYNEKFIEKIPQRTSVLSGEDSVKQLLGGHERTCYELLRMDKNVFVELCTCLKQKEYIKDTREVKVEESVAIFLMIAICKFGQDIIRLTQSPLPSCIVNSSKYYPWFQNCIGAIDGTHVSACVPADKQVSYTVKKIFSCTKGFLPPYRGERYHLQEYNSGRNGPRCMKELFNYRHSSLRNVIERCFGVLKARFPISKIMPPYKLSRQTLIVIACCTLHNFIRQRTQYDHMFREWEEKELESEDNIEGRETSVSRYEVNLSDESATTMARVRDRIAQTMWTAYNNRN from the exons ATGGCTAAGCACATGAAGCCTGAACCCTTCGATCGCCAGCTTCGTGATGCTTTCAAGGTCCTCGATAAGGAGTGCGCTGGCTACGTCTTCGTCACTGAGCTCCG GACTAAGAACAATCAAATGGATGATTCTAGTTCTAGTTCATCTTCTACAGATAGCGATTTCGATGACTTTTCAGATTTTTTGATGCTACACCTTCTAAGTGATTATAATGAGAAGTTTATTGAGAAAATCCCTCAACGAACATCTGTTTTAAGTGGAGAGGATTCTGTGAAACAATTATTAGGTGGTCATGAGAGAACATGTTACGAATTATTGCGAATGGATAAGAATGTATTTGTTGAGCTTTGTacttgtttaaaacaaaaagaATACATTAAGGACACCCGAGAGGTTAAAGTTGAAGAGTCAGTTGCTATTTTTCTTATGATT GCAATATGTAAATTTGGACAAGATATCATTCGTCTAACTCAGTCTCCATTACCTTCTTGTATTGTCAATTCCTCGAAATACTATCCATGGTTTCAG AATTGTATAGGTGCAATTGATGGAACACATGTGAGTGCATGTGTCCCTGCAGATAAGCAAGTCAGTTACACGGTTAAAAAAAT ATTTTCATGTACAAAAGGTTTTCTCCCACCATATCGTGGTGAAAGATACCATTTGCAAGAATACAATAGTGGACGTAATGGACCGCGTTGCATGAAAGAACTATTCAATTATAGACATTCTTCACTTAGAAATGTCATTGAACGGTGCTTTGGTGTGCTGAAAGCTCGTTTTCCTATATCAAAGATAATGCCACCTTACAAATTGAGTCGACAAACTTTAATAGTAATTGCTTGTTGTACACTTCATAATTTTATTCGACAACGCACCCAATATGATCATATGTttagagaatgggaagaaaagGAACTTGAGAGTGAAGACAACATAGAAGGACGTGAAACCAGTGTGTCAAGATATGAAGTTAATTTGTCTGATGAATCTGCCACGACAATGGCACGTGTTCGAGATCGTATTGCTCAAACTATGTGGACGGCTTATAATAATAGAAATTag